A window of the Fulvia fulva chromosome 11, complete sequence genome harbors these coding sequences:
- a CDS encoding Arylsulfatase, with the protein MPTITRACLLALRYLASLPLFLALDVPQVPLKSSKQPNMVFILTDDQDLHMDSLSYMPYLKKHLTDEGTSFSRHYCTVALCCPSRVSLWTGKAAHNTNVTDVNPPYGGYPKFISQGFNSAYLPIWLQEAGYNTYHVGKLFNAQTVDNFASPHAAGWTGSEFLLDPFTYEYLNATFTRNGEEPVSYEGQYTTDLVAEKSFGFLGDALASDKPFFLTIAPTAPHSNVHIGSNIIDGNFSEHSNVQSPPVPAKRHEHLFEDVIVPRTPHFNPDDPHSVSWIGLLPKQNQTNIEANDHFYRSRLRALQAVDEIVDDLVKRLDEAGILDETYIFFSTDNGYHIGQHRLQPGKQCAFEEDVNVPFIVRGPGIARGKTTDIVTSHTDLAPTFLALANGHVRDDFDGSAIPVTQLDSEITAQPWKNEHVNVESWGIIMSEGKHGAVLYPNHTYKALRVIGDGYNLLYTVWCSGEHELYDLTMDPYEASNIHPDATRASKLPPANIVLDSSRPHRADQQVLYTSDVVPSGSTIANSANALSVPKVLHRLDALLMVLKTCRGRECTHPWEMLHPKGDVHDLKDAADPIYDHFYEHEQQRVKFDKCEKGYILESEGPLHIKPYLEGIGG; encoded by the exons ATGCCTACCATTACGAGAGCATGCCTGCTGGCGTTACGCTACCTAGCGTCTCTGCCATTATTTCTGGCACTGGATGTACCACAGGTCCCGCTGAAGTCCTCTAAACAGCCGAACATGGTCTTTATCTTGACGGACGACCAGGACCTCCACATGGACTCATTGTCGTACATGCCGTATCTCAAGAAGCACTTGACAGATGAGGGTACATCGTTCAGTCGCCACTACTGCACAGTGGCCTTGTGTTGCCCATCAAGAGTCAGCCTGTGGACGGGAAAAGCTGCACATAACACTAACGTAACAGATGTCAACCCACCTTACG GTGGGTATCCTAAGTTCATCTCTCAAGGCTTCAATTCTGCTTACCTACCCATCTGGCTTCAAGAAGCTGGATACAACACTTACCATGTCGGCAAGCTATTCAATGCTCAAACGGTCGACAACTTTGCTTCGCCTCATGCAGCTGGCTGGACGGGATCAGAGTTTCTGCTCGACCCATTTACTTATGAGTATCTCAATGCGACCTTTACACGGAATGGGGAGGAGCCAGTATCGTATGAGGGACAATACACCACCGACCTCGTTGCTGAGAAGTCCTTTGGCTTCCTGGGCGATGCATTGGCGAGCGACAAGCCATTCTTCCTGACCATCGCGCCGACTGCGCCACACAGCAACGTCCACATCGGCTCGAACATTATCGATGGGAACTTCTCCGAACATTCAAACGTCCAGTCGCCTCCAGTCCCTGCGAAACGACACGAACATCTCTTTGAAGATGTCATTGTTCCACGCACGCCTCATTTCAACCCAGACGACCCACATTCAGTTTCGTGGATCGGCCTTCTTCCAAAGCAGAATCAGACAAACATCGAAGCGAACGATCACTTCTACAGGTCTCGGTTGCGTGCTCTTCAAGCGGTTGATGAGATCGTTGACGATCTGGTGAAGCGACTTGACGAAGCTGGTATTCTGGACGAGACGTACATCTTCTTCTCTACTGACAATGGCTACCATATCGGACAACACCGACTGCAGCCAGGCAAGCAATGTGCATTCGAAGAGGACGTCAATGTACCTTTCATCGTTCGAGGTCCTGGCATTGCACGCGGAAAGACTACGGACATCGTCACATCACATACCGACTTGGCTCCAACGTTCCTTGCGCTCGCTAATGGACACGTTCGAGACGACTTCGATGGATCAGCTATACCGGTCACTCAGTTAGACTCTGAAATCACGGCACAGCCTTGGAAGAACGAGCACGTCAACGTTGAAAGTTGGGGCATTATCATGTCAGAGGGGAAGCACGGCGCGGTGCTTTACCCGAATCACACCTACAAGGCATTACGAGTGATCGGTGACGGATACAACCTGCTGTACACAGTCTGGTGTAGCGGAGAGCACGAGCTGTACGATCTGACTATGGATCCATATGAAGCAAGCAACATCCACCCCGACGCGACTCGGGCTTCCAAACTACCCCCAGCAAACATTGTTTTGGATAGCTCACGACCACACCGCGCCGACCAGCAGGTTCTCTACACCAGCGATGTGGTCCCATCGGGAAGCACCATCGCGAACAGCGCAAATGCACTGTCCGTGCCCAAAGTTCTGCACCGGCTTGACGCACTACTCATGGTGTTGAAGACATGCAGAGGTAGAGAGTGCACACATCCTTGGGAGATGCTTCACCCCAAGGGTGATGTGCATGACCTCAAAGACGCCGCAGACCCAATCTATGACCACTTCTATGAACATGAACAGCAGCGAGTCAAATTTGACAAGTGCGAGAAAGGCTACATTCTGGAGAGCGAAGGTCCACTGCACATCAAGCCCTACTTGGAGGGCATAGGAGGCTAG
- a CDS encoding GPI transamidase component GAA1: MALSARLLTLRRSPILLKLPPYLSALLILVGFAWLLLLPLNEYSRQTYISENAILPGQVHTYFGGSEHNVFRAYRQEVYNLGQQKDEQHRVDGLYRILGEIGLKNARQTYIYKVAGETISGTNIYGLLQGPRADATEAMVLIAAWRNFDGEVNYSAVALALTLAQYFKRWSIWSKDIIVLFPDDSTYGPEAWVSAYHSTSTTPTSSRNISSLPVKAGALQGAVALDYPVGPWGKRFEKLDVLYDGINGALPNLDLLNTAVSVASSQMNVGCSLHGMHHHSDKYQDRLKCLAKGVMTQAAGHATGPHSAFMAYHVDAITLKTVGDGWHDEMSLGRVTESVFRSINNLLEKFHQSFFFYLLLNTHRFVSIGSYLPAAMLVAGSFSVNALALWVLSGKGPKEFPGEQKPAGGASEKLKAKAVVAIQEGEDVALIPKAELETVERKMFVPATVVLMVHLASCIPLWALTHLNKAVLPSAHGVVSALSYIFAIQISILLVRNFKATAQQLQMMQSFSLLFLGATLSTWATINFSLALVVGLLASPLSFIRPATFFTSKNEKREQQTSSIDVALSVLSTLVWLMASPPLMIYALSQYLKQDLGWVLLEIAKGWTAQGVWSNLVVWNIWWPAWVIAGTVLFSNAARKLGV, from the exons ATGGCGCTCT CCGCGCGCCTCCTCACTCTGCGAAGATCGCCCATCCTCCTCAAGCTCCCTCCATATCTCAGTGCCCTCCTGATCCTGGTTGGCTTTGCATGGCTCCTCCTGCTGCCACTTAACGAATACTCACGGCAGACATACATCTCCGAGAACGCCATCCTCCCAGGACAGGTTCATACATACTTTGGCGGCAGCGAGCATAATGTCTTCCGAGCATATCGACAGGAGGTATACAACCTTGGGCAGCAGAAGGATGAACAGCACAGGGTGGACGGGCTGTACAGGATACTGGGAGAAATTGGGTTGAAGAACGCACGACAGACGTACATTTACAAGGTCGCTGGGGAAACGATATCTGGTACGAACATCTATGGCTTGCTCCAAGGTCCACGCGCAGATGCCACCGAGGCGATGGTCCTGATCGCAGCATGGCGGAACTTTGACGGCGAAGTGAACTACTCCGCTGTCGCGCTGGCATTGACTCTGGCGCAGTACTTCAAGAGATGGAGCATATGGAGTAAAGATATCATTGTTCTATTCCCTGACGACAGCACCTATGGCCCTGAAGCGTGGGTGTCTGCATACCACAGCACGTCTACGACCCCAACATCATCTCGAAACATTAGTTCATTGCCGGTCAAAGCAGGCGCACTGCAAGGAGCGGTTGCTTTGGACTATCCAGTCGGACCATGGGGCAAGCGATTCGAAAAGCTCGATGTGCTCTACGACGGCATCAATGGTGCATTGCCCAATCTCGACTTGCTGAACACAGCCGTCTCTGTCGCGAGCAGCCAGATGAACGTCGGCTGCAGCCTCCACGGCATGCATCATCACTCCGATAAGTACCAGGATCGGCTGAAGTGTTTGGCAAAGGGTGTCATGACGCAAGCTGCTGGGCACGCTACTGGTCCACATTCTGCGTTCATGGCATACCACGTCGATGCGATCACGCTCAAAACTGTTGGCGATGGCTGGCATGACGAGATGAGTCTAGGTCGAGTCACGGAGAGTGTCTTTCGATCGATCAACAACTTGCTGGAGAAATTCCATCAGAGCTTCTTCTTTTACCTTCTGCTCAACACCCATCGCTTCGTAAGTATCGGAAGCTACCTACCAGCCGCGATGCTAGTGGCGGGCAGCTTCAGTGTCAATGCGCTGGCGCTATGGGTCTTGAGCGGCAAAGGTCCAAAGGAATTCCCGGGAGAACAGAAGCCGGCTGGTGGCGCGAGCGAGAAGCTAAAGGCGAAAGCCGTGGTCGCGATACAAGAAGGCGAGGACGTTGCTCTTATACCGAAAGCAGAGCTAGAGACGGTGGAGCGGAAGATGTTCGTGCCTGCTACTGTCGTGCTGATGGTGCATTTGGCGAGTTGCATACCGCTGTGGGCACTCACACATCTCAACAAGGCG GTACTTCCTTCTGCGCATGGTGTTGTGTCAGCATTGAGCTACATCTTCGCCATACAGATCAGCATCCTGCTCGTCCGCAACTTCAAGGCGACAGCGCAGCAACTGCAGATGATGCAGTCCTTCTCGCTGCTCTTCCTTGGCGCAACACTTTCGACATGGGCAACGATCAACTTCTCTTTGGCATTGGTCGTTGGTCTGCTGGCTTCGCCGTTGAGCTTCATCCGACCGGCGACCTTCTTCACCAGCAAGAATGAAAAACGCGAACAACAGACCTCGTCGATAGACGTGGCCCTAAGCGTTCTCTCGACGCTGGTATGGCTGATGGCTTCGCCGCCACTGATGATCTATGCGTTGAGCCAGTACCTGAAGCAAGATCTTGGGTGGGTCTTGCTCGAGATCGCAAAAGGCTGGACAGCTCAAGGTGTTTGGAGCAACCTTGTAGTGTGGAACATATGGTGGCCTGCATGGGTCATTGCCGGCACCGTGCTGTTCAGCAATGCGGCGCGTAAGCTCGGCGTATAA
- a CDS encoding Rhomboid protein 2, with product MPTFCLYTNASSIATTDIKMANSFTAYVPDARRIRSYLLRLPLATRGLLAIITALYIAHWFVPSITEWGALIPQKINISTLYRLNTYPLIHRDIFHYLLNILAFVPLLERFESEHGTITTFILFTGPFGLLPGGLYTLLERFIFHLNGAAVGSSVWVFLLLCNEAMKQYRVNPYFQLGEDIKIPTWTTPLFLILVINFLIPHTSLLGHLCGAAVGHLWGLGYIRFLAPHDKILTWVEGKLNLLGRLPHYVSVDQKTYGRYGVLPSTRQGPAPGRGTLGAANGVAVGPVGSTQRLGP from the exons ATGCCCACCTTCTGTCTCTACACCAATGCATCCTCGATAGCAACGACAGACATCAAGATGGCCAACAGCTTTACTGCATACGTGCCAGACGCGCGAAGGATACGAAGTTACCTCCTCAGACTTCCGCTCGCGACACGCGGCTTGTTGGCCATCATCACAGCCCTATACATTGCCCACTGGTTCGTGCCGAGTATAACAGAATGGGGCGCCTTGATACCGCAGAAGATCAACATCTCGACAT TATACCGCCTCAACACATATCCCCTCATACACCGCGACATCTTCCACTACCTCCTCAACATCCTCGCCTTCGTCCCGCTTCTCGAACGCTTTGAATCAGAGCACGGCACGATCACGACCTTTATCCTCTTCACCGGTCCTTTTGGTCTCTTACCCGGTGGCCTCTACACCCTCCTCGAGCGCTTCATCTTCCATCTGAATGGCGCAGCAGTGGGAAGCAGTGTCTGGGTTTTCCTTCTCCTCTGCAACGAAGCGATGAAGCAGTATCGAGTAAACCCTTACTTCCAGCTCGGCGAGGATATCAAGATCCCTACCTGGACGACGCCGCTGTTCCTGATCTTGGTCATCAACTTCTTGATTCCGCACACGAGTCTGCTCGGACATCTATGTGGTGCTGCAGTGGGTCATCTTTGGGGACTGGGATATATCAGATTTCTGGCGCCGCATGACAAGATCTTGACGTGGGTTGAGGGGAAGTTGAACTTGCTTGGGCGGCTGCCGCATTATGTCAGCGTGGACCAGAAGACATATGGCAGGTATGGAGTGCTGCCAAGTACGAGACAAGGCCCGGCGCCTGGAAGGGGAACGTTGGGTGCCGCTAATGGAGTTGCGGTTGGACCGGTGGGGAGTACGCAGAGGCTAGGGCCTTAA
- a CDS encoding Homologous-pairing protein 2: protein MAPTKKEATASGDKQKTLNADESAVWIKNYLRDKNRPFSAVEISGNSQGKIAKTAGVKLLKDLHEKGEIEGRNAGKQLVYHTKQEEPSEEQETKLAEMETLTTQLRDEIAAFKAEEKELRQRLREGAHVVPLPELKASIHGLEKEKRDLGARLKKLKSGDVKPVSKVEKKEVQERWSKMKKSCDARKKIRSRVWQDVVLTAESQQGKRLDAEAVEELKEELGLEF from the exons ATGGCACCGACCAAGAAAGAAGCCACCGCCAGCGGTGACAAGCAGAAGACGCTCAACGCAGACGAATCAGCAGTATGGATCAAGAACTACCTTCGCGACAAGAACCGCCCCTTCAGCGCCGTCGAGATCAGTGGCAACTCGCAAGGCAAGATCGCCAAGACTGCAGGTGTCAAGCTTCTCAAAGACTTGCACGAGAAAGGCGAGATCGAAGGCCGCAACGCAGGCAAGCAACTTGTGTACCACACCAAGCAG GAAGAACCGTCTGAAGAACAAGAGACCAAACTCGCCGAGATGGAGACCCTCACCACCCAACTTCGCGATGAGATCGCTGCTTTCAAAGCTGAAGAGAAAGAGCTCCGTCAACGTCTCCGTGAAGGTGCCCACGTGGTACCACTTCCCGAACTCAAGGCTTCCATTCATGGGCTTGAGAAAGAGAAGCGCGATCTGGGTGCTAGGTTGAAGAAGTTGAAGAGCGGCGACGTCAAGCCTGTGAGCAAGGTCGAGAAGAAGGAAGTTCAAGAGCGTTGGAGCAAGATGAAGAAGAGCTGTGACGCAAGGAAGAAGATTCGATCGAGAGTTTGGCAGGATGTGGTGCTTACCGCGGAGAGTCAGCAGGGAAAGAGACTCGATGCTGAGGCGGTCGAGGAGTTGAAAGAGGAGTTGGGACTGGAGTTCTGA